AGCCTTTTTCCATTAATGCTGCGACGTTACGTAAATCTAAAATGATCGATTCACGGGTTTGCTCATAACCACTTAAAAACTTGGTTGGCGACATACGGGTTGTGCTCTTGTAATGAAGAATGGTTTCTTCACGATGAGACACCTTGTGCTTACGGGTTTTACGAATATCTGTCGGTAAGCTGTCGTAACTAATGTATTCAAGCCATTCAAGCTGACGACCAATTAAATGGCTGGTGTTAGCATCAAAGAACTGTTTACGCCAACGGGCTTTACCTTTACGCAACCAACGCCACAACATACTTTTTAAGTCGTCTTTAAACACTTCACGAGCAGCGTAGATCAGTGATAACACTAGGATAAAGGATGCGGTAATGTCACCCAGCATACCGCGAGCTTTGATCAGCATTAATGTCACGAAAATCATCACGATACCTGCAGCCGCACCCGTTACGACTTTTCGGGTACTCTTACCCAACTCAATGGTCTTTTCGCTCATGGTGACAGGGTATTCAATCAAACGACGCAATAAACGCATTTTGTTCGACATACGAGTGGGATCTTCCATCGCTTTTGCCGAGTTATAGTTATGCTTAGTACGATGCTGAGATTCTGATTCACAGATCTCTAATAACATCGCTTTGATTGCGTTGTAGTCGTTACCACGAGGTAGGTGAGCCACAAGCTGTAACATGCGTTGTTCTGTGAACCAAGATAGGTAGTTATCAATGTTTTCGTAGTACTTCAGAAGTTTTTTATCTGTTGGGATATTTCGGCGTAAACGTTTTAAAATACGAACGGAAATATTGGCAGATTCTTCAACATCTTCAAAAGTAGTATCGCCACTTTGGTTTAATAAGTCATTGGTTGCTTTTTCTAACGCCAATGCATACTGATAAGCATATAAACTTAAGCTTAAACGGTACTGTTCAATGGAGAGTTTACCACGGCTAGCGAGTCGGCTATGAACCAGTGGCAGGTGGTTTATATCACTGAAATAAGTACGCTTTCCTTGAATGGCACTATGATAGAACTCTTCTTCAGAGATGATATTGGCGTTTAAACCGAGTTCACCGGGGATGAAGATATACATATCGAGCTGCCGATTGGTTGTTTCTTGAATAACATGGGATATTTTAAGCTTATGCCCATCTTTTTTATCGACAGTGATCACTTTAGCGATGTCCTCCACAGGATCTTGCAGTTACTAGTTATAAAAGCGTGTTTTTATTAATTTTAGAATATGTGCGCAGTAAATATTACTGCTAACGATGTAAGTTAGCGTTGATAGCATGAAAAATCGTCAAATAAATGCAGATAGGTCAGGCGTTGTGAATCAACATCACGTATAATGCAGCCATCTAAGCACAACATGTGCATTATAGCTGATTGGTTAGTGAGATATAGCTAATTAATTGTCATAGCTAGTAAATTGATTGATAAAGATATTGAACCAGCAACACCTTGTACGTGTTGTTGCCTATGCAGAGAGTACCTGATACATGATTAGAATTGGACAATACAACACACTAGAAGTCGTCAAGCTAGTAGACTTTGGCGTATTTCTTGATGGTGGTGAAGACTTCGGTAATATCCTATTACCAAAGAACTCTGTTCCAGCAGGTACTGAGTTAGGCGACAAGCTAAACGTATTTATCTACTTTGATTCAAACGATGAAATCATTGCAACAACAGATGAACCTTACGCAAAAGTAGGTGATTTCGCCAAACTACGTGTTGTTGGTGTCACTAACATTGGTGCGTTCGTGGATTGGGGTTTAAGCAAAGATTTGCTTATTCCATTTAGTGAACAGCGTCGTCGTTTAGAAGAAGGCCAAGAAGTGGTTATTCACGTTTACACTGATAAAGCATCGGGTCGTATCGTGGGTACAACCAAGTTCAACCGTTTCTTAGACAAAACACCAGCGACTTACAAAGTTGGCGAAGAAGTTAAAGTGATCATCGCTGAAATCACCGATCTTGGTTACAAGGCAGTGGTTAACGGTAAGCACTGGGGCTTATTATTCAAAACTGAATCTTTCGGTAAGCTATTTATCGGTAAAGAGCTAAAAGCTTACATTAAAGAAATTCGTCCAGATGGCAAAATCAATTTATCACTTCAGAAGAAGGGTAAAGAGCGTGTTGACGATCTAGCAGACAAGATTTTAACGTCGCTAGAGCGCAAAGGTGGCTTCATTCCTGTAAGTGACAAGTCTAGCCCAGACGAGATTTTCCAAGTATTCCGTACGAGTAAAGCGACCTTTAAGAAAACGATTGGTGGCTTGTACAAGAAAGGTTTGATCGTGATTGAGCGTGAAGGTATCCGCTTAAACGACAACGATTAATATTAGCTCGTTAATCTTGAGTTAAAGAAAAACCGACACATGCTGTCGGTTTTTTTATATCTAAACAAATAGAGAAAGGGTAAACCAAGAGGGGAAATAGCAGATTAGTCTTTTGATTTTAATGCTTTTTCAAACTTAGTCATGTTCCAGCCAATTAATACCTGATCACCAACACGTAAAACAGGCACAGAGCGTGCGCCTGTACTGTTAAATTCCTTTCTTCCTTTTGGTGAGCTGATATCAACTAGGCGATAGCTATAGCCTTTGCTTGCCATATATTGTTGAGCATCTTTACAGTTTGAGCAGCTTTTTTGGCTGAATAAGACAATACGTTTCATTGGGTTGTTTCTTTTATTTTAATATTTGCCGTAACTCTAACATAAATGAGATGGAAGATAGTAATGACAGAGCAGTAGTTACAAGCAGCCTAAATCAAACAAGTTTTTAAGCCTGTTTACTTTTTCCTATCAGCAATAAAGAGGTGATACGGTAAGGGAATAGGTGAAAACGCCGTAACTTATAGATTGTTTTGCAAATACGTATTTTAATTTGCTGAAAATAGCAGCGCTTGCGTGCTCGTTTAATATCCGGATCTTTGCGATTTTATTGCTTTAAAGCAAATTATTATTTTTATATAGAAATAATAAAAAGAAGTTTATCTCTATCTTATTGATATTTAATAAAGGTGTTTTGTTTTCAGCTCAAACTACTTGGATTATAAGATGTAGCGATAACAAATGTGCTACAAGGTGATATTGATTGGATTTTTAATGTAAATACAATGCAACCCTCTTTTGGGTAACAACAAAATTTCATTCAATGATTGCTCTATTAGGTATATTTGTTCTACTTCTTATCGCGTTTCTTATTTCAACAGATAAAAAGCGTATCCCTGTAAAAATGGTTAGCATTGCATTTGCACTACAAGTGTTATTTGCGTTGATCGTGCTTTACATTCCTGCTGGTAAGTCAGCACTACAAGCAGTAAGTAACGGTGTTACTTATGTAACTGATTACGGTAAAGATGGCTTATCATTTTTATTCGGTGGCTTAGCAACAGGCAGTATCGGCTTTGTATTCGCTGTTAACGTTCTGGGTATTATCATCTTCTTCTCTGCACTGATTTCTATGCTGTATCACGTAGGTATTATGCAAAAAGTGGTCAATGTGTTCGGTGGAGGCTTGCAACGTATCCTAGGTACAGGTCGTGCAGAATCATTGTCTGCAGGGGCGAACATCTTTGTTGGTATGTCAGAAGTGCCACTTGTGATCAAACCGTACCTAAAATCAATGGATGATTCTCAACTGTTTGCTGTGATGACATGTGGCTTAGCCTCGGTTGCAGGCTCTACTATGGTCGGTTACGCAGCAGTAGGTGTAGACTTGAATTACCTGATTGCAGCAGCATTTATGTCAGCACCTGCAGGTTTATTGATGTCGAAAATCATTATGCCACCAAGTGAGAAAAAGCTTTCTGCTGACGAAATCACTAGTGTTGAAATCCCTAAAGCAACCAACGTAGTAGAAGCGTTAGCAGATGGTGCAATGTCTGGTCTTCGTATGGCTGTGACAATCGGTGCAACCTTGATTGCATTCATTAGTGTGATTGCACTGTTTAATGGTTTGTTAGGTGATATCGGTGAGTTCTTTGGTATTCAAGGCTTAACATTCCAAATGCTAATTGGTTACTTGTTTGCACCTGTTGCATTATTACTGGGTATTCCAATGAGTGAGGCGGTAACGGCGGGCTCGTTAATTGGTCAGAAAGTCGTAATGAACGAATTTGTGGCTTTCATTGACATGATGAAAGTAAAAGATGCGTTATCACCACATTCATTAGCTGTTGTTACTTTTGCACTGTGTGGTTTTGCCAACATCACAACACTAGCAATTCTAATTGGTGGTATGGGCAGCCTAATTCCTGAGCGTCGTCCATTCATTGCGAAATATGGTATCCGTGCTGTTGCTGCTGGTGTACTAGCAAACCTAATGAGCGCAGCGATCGTAAGCATCATCTTGTTAATGTAATAACGCTTCGCTGAACATAAAAAAGAAAGCCGACTGAGCACTTAGTGACAGTCGGCTTTTTGCTATTTAGATTTCGCCAGTCTTTATTTTTGTTTGAGCTTGCGAAACCGTTTCTTTACCAAATAACAGCTCTAACATGGTATGGATGCGTTTACTTAATACCTTCTTCTTTAAATCGCTTTGTTATACGTTGTTGAATTTTAGGTCCCAGTTTTTTACCAAACTCTTGTCCAACTAACATGCCTTCTTGGTTGATAAGTGGCATTACTCGAATTAACTTTTTGCCAAATTCTGTATTGTTAATTTCAATCATTTTTCGCAGTTCATCTTCTGTGAAATGCTTATTGTAGATTGGGTACATCATGGTTTTGAAGCTGTCGTTAATTACAAACTCTTCATCCATGATGTTGCTGATTTCTTCTTCCACAATATCAAAAGCTTTGGGATTAATGTCGGGTTTAGACTGCTTTAAGATCGTCGTCATTTGTTGAGTAAACAGATCTGAATATTGTTTACCAACGGCAACGGCCGATTGTCCTGTTTGTGCGAGTAGTTTATCAATCAGTAGCTTTTTCGAGGCTGGAATGTCACTCGTGGTTGCTGAAACATTAAATGACAGCGCAAGCAAGGTCGCTGCTATGATCTTTTTACTAAACATGTTCATCCCTTGATTTTTATTTTGTATTAACGTGTTTTAGCAAAAAAATGCATGAGATATAAATTTGGGAGTGAGTTGTGTGAAACTGATCGGTTGGGGGGATGAAGAGTAGAGGATAGGTAAGTGGTGACGAATAAAAAGAATGACCGCTGTATACACTATTGAGCCGTATATACAGCGGAAAAGATCAGTTAGCGCAAACAGAACAACTTGGTTGCGTCATTAGCTTCATTTCACGCCAGCTCATTGATAACGCATCTAACATTAATAGTTTGCCTGTTAGTGGTGTACCCATGTTGGCAACAACTTTAATAGCTTCCATCGCTTGTACAGCACCCACAATGCCAACTACTGGTGACATAATGCCTGCTTCAACACAGCTTAAGGTTTGTTGACCAAATAGGGCGCTTAAACACTGATAACAAGGCTCGTTATCTTGGTAAGCATACACACTGATTTGACCTTCCATGCGGATTGCTGCACCAGAGATCAGCGGTGTTTTGGTTTTAAAACATAGGCGGTTAAGTTGATTTCGGGTATCAACGTTATCGCTACAGTCTAAAACGATGTTGTGGTTTTCAATCAGTGGCAGTAGTTCTTCGTCAGATAAGCGTTTAGCAATGGTATCAACCGAAATATAAGGGTTGATACGGCATAATGCCGCCTGGGCTGAATTGACCTTTAACATGCCAACGGTAGCATCGTGATGAAGCACTTGGCGTTGAAGGTTTGAAACCTCAACTTTGTCATCATCAATTAAGGTTAATTTACCTACGCCAGCGGCTGCTAGATATTGGGTTGAAGCGCAACCTAAGCCGCCTGCACCAAGTACCAACATCGACGAGGCTTTTAACGCTTCTTGTCCGTCAAAATCAAACTGACGCAAAATAATCTGGCGGTTATAACGCAGCATTTCATCATCAGTCAGTTCAACGTTATTAATGTTATCTGTTGTCATCTGAAATACCGTTTCTTAGTACAGAGTGTGGTTGAAGATTTCGATAGTCACATCTTCACCTGCTTGTACACGACCACGCTCTTGTTCTAATACCACAAAACAGTTTGCTAGGTGCATGGAACTAAACGCACCCGAGCCTTGATTACCTGTAGTTGCCACTTCAAATTGACCTTCAGCATTAATGCTGTAAATACCACGTTGGAAATCAGTACGACCCGGACGTTTTTTAAATAGGGTAGTAGCTTTCGCTTTTACACGTACAGGTGGTTGGTATTGGCTGTTACCAGCAAGTTTTGCCAGCATAGGCTGTACTAATTGATATAGCGTGAGCATTGCAGATACTGGGTTACCCGGTAGGCCACAGAACCATGCGTTGTTGATTTTGCCAAATGCAAAAGGCTTACCCGGTTTCATCGCAATCTTCCAGAAACCGATTTGACCTTCTTGATCTAAAATATCTTTGGTGTAATCCGCTTCACCCACACTTACGCCACCTGAGGTGATTAATACATCCGCTTCTGTTGAACCTTTAAGGAAAGCGTCACGCAGTTTTTCAGGGCAATCAGGAATAATACCAAGATCAAGTACTTCACAACCGAATTTTTCCAGTAAAGCACGAATACCGTAACGGTTGCTGTCGTAGATTTGACCTGCTTCTAATGTTTCACCAGCCGGGCGTAGTTCATCACCTGTTGAGAAGAAAGCCACTTTTGGTCGGTGAAATGCTTCAACCTGTGCAATACCTAATGATGCTAACAGCGGCATTTCACGAGCAGTTAAACGAGTACCTGTTACTAGCACTGTTTCACCAAGGCTGACATCATCACCAATAGGGCGTACGTTATCGTTCGCTTTGGGTTTGATATTAAACGTGATGTTATCGCCATCAACAGTCGTTTCTTCTTGCATGATCACGGTATCAGTACCTGCAGGCATTTCAGCACCCGTCATAATACGAATACATTGACCCGCTTGGCATTCACCTTCAAATGGAATACCAGCAAAAGATTTTCCTGCTAATACTAGCGTATCTGTGCTTGTTAAATCTTCAGCACGTAGGGCATAACCATCCATTGCAGAGTTAGCGAAAGGCGGCACATTAATTGGTGAAAGAATATCTTGTGCTAGCACTAATCCCATCGCATCTGCTAATGCAACCGTTGACGTTTTGGTTAAAGGTGAAACTTGCTCAAGAATGTTATTAATTGCAGTTTCAACGGGCATAAGGCCTGGTACGTCGCAGCATCCCATAGTGGTATCCATCTTTTTATAGTTGAATCATAGTGGCTCTGGATTACTATCAATAGTCATAGATAGAAATATTAATAATACTTCAGAGCCCAGAGAAAATAGTATCTTTCATTATATTACCCTTTCTTAACAAGGGCTGTAAGAGATTGATTATGCCAAAATTAGACCAATTGGACTAATCCCTATTAAATGGGAGGTGTAATTATTTCCATTTGGGGGTATTCTTCGTATGTTTTTAGCGCTGGCAAGCGAAAACAGGCTTGTTTTATTGCATTTCAGCCTGTGCCAGTTGGAGGAAAAGAATGACAGCATTAAGTGAATCTGCAGTACTAGTTCGTGATGCATTAGCAGCCCGTGGTCTTGAAACCCCAATGGTTGAACAAGATGTTAGCCGCGAAGAGAAAAAAGAAAAGATTGAATACCACATGCGTGAGGTCTTATCGTTACTCGCGCTTGATCTGACTGATGATAGCTTGGTTGAAACCCCGCACCGTATTGCAAAAATGTACGTTGATGAAGTGTTTTCTGGCTTGGATTACACGAACTTCCCAAAAATCACTGTCATTGAAAATAAAATGAACTGTGATGAGATGGTGCGTGTTAAAGACATTACATTAACCAGTACTTGTGAACACCACTTAGTGACTATTGATGGTAAAGCAACCGTTGCTTATATTCCTCGTGGTAAGATCATCGGTCTATCTAAAATTAACCGTATTGTTCGCTTCTTTGCGCAGCGTCCACAAGTACAAGAGCGTTTGACACAACAAGTGCTTGTAGCATTGCAAACGCTACTTGAAAGTGATGACGTTGCTGTCACCATTGATGCAACACATTACTGTGTCAAAGCGCGTGGTGTAATGGATGCAACCAGTGTGACAACAACGACGGCGCTGGGGGGTATTTTTAAGAAGAACTCTGCAACTCGTGCTGAGTTTTTAAATGGAATTCGTTAATTACTGATTTGAAATGATTGAGTTGCTGAATTTTAAAGCAAAAATAGACAACTTTATTAGTAATTTAGCAAAAATGCTGGTCGATGATTGACTGGCATTTTTTTTATCTCATACTGAGGCTGCTGTCATATTCTTGACTTGTTTGATAAAGGTCGCACATGGATTTAATTAAGCTTTCCCGTATTAGCATGAAACATTTGATCACTTTGCATGTGATGCTAGATACCTTAAGTGTGACGGCGTGTGCTGAACGACTTTGTGTTAGCCCATCTTCGGTAAGTAAAACACTGAGTCAGCTGCGTGATAACTTAAATGATGAGTTATTTTATCGTCATGGTAATAAGTTGATCTCAACACCGTTGGCGCGTCGGTTAGGGCCAACAGTGCATCAAATGATCAGCGATATGAATCAGATCATGACCAAAGAATCATTTCAACCTGAAAACTATGAGGGTGGTTTTTCACTGGCGATGCGTGAAAGTACCTTTGAACTGATTGCCAGCGGTTTGCATTCCCATGTATTAAAGCAAGCACCTAATGTACGATTAGATATTTGGTCTAAAGACAGTATTGGTTTTGATGGCTTAACCAAAGGGATGCTTGATTTTGTGATTCTTCCTCATGATTTAAGCCAGCCGCCGTTAATGCAAAATAATTTGGTATGGCAAACCCTGTTTACTGATGAAATGATTTGCTTAATGGCACACGATCACCCGCTGGTGGATAAAATGCTGACACTAGAAGATTATTTAAATTGCGGTCATATCGGGATTTTGGACAGCGATTTAAGTGTGCCATTTTTTGAAATGCAATTAGCCCAACAACATAGAAAACGTAAAGTCGTAGTGAATGTCGCTGATTTTGGTGGTGCAGCGACTATGTGCCATAACAGTGATTTATTGTTTACTTGTTCACACCGTTGGGCGAATACCGCATTGCAATCTAAAGCGCTGGTACAGAAACCGTTACCGTTTAACTATGGCAAAGTGGCTTATAGCCTTGTTTGGCATCAACCAAGTATGAACGATCCTGCCGTGCGTTGGTTGCACCAGCAGATCCTTGATTTTTGTGGTGTGAAAGAAGACGCTAACGTAGAGCAGGCTTAAAAAGTAACTGTTGCTGTAGTATTGAGTAACGACAGCAACAGTTATGATTATTGAATTAGACTGTGATTAATACATCGCAGGTAGCACGATATTTTGTACCCCACGTTGCGCTAACTCATTGTGGAAATGATCAATTTCTTCCTTGCTACATTCATCCCAATTAAGCGCTTCACCTGTCACACCATGGTGTCTAAAGGCATTAAGCTTTATCGTTACGCTGTCTGAAAACGGACGTAAGAAACGGGACACTTGTTCTATATGCTCGATGAAATCCGTTTTATCTGGAATATGAAGTAACCTTATCTCATGTAACTTATTGTGAGAATGTAGGAAATTCATAGTTTCAAATACACGGTGGTTACTTCTGTTCGTTAACCAATGATGGGTTTCATCATGCCATGCTTTGAGATCAATCATCGCCCCAT
The sequence above is a segment of the Photobacterium leiognathi genome. Coding sequences within it:
- a CDS encoding DUF2059 domain-containing protein; its protein translation is MFSKKIIAATLLALSFNVSATTSDIPASKKLLIDKLLAQTGQSAVAVGKQYSDLFTQQMTTILKQSKPDINPKAFDIVEEEISNIMDEEFVINDSFKTMMYPIYNKHFTEDELRKMIEINNTEFGKKLIRVMPLINQEGMLVGQEFGKKLGPKIQQRITKRFKEEGIK
- the moeB gene encoding molybdopterin-synthase adenylyltransferase MoeB; the protein is MTTDNINNVELTDDEMLRYNRQIILRQFDFDGQEALKASSMLVLGAGGLGCASTQYLAAAGVGKLTLIDDDKVEVSNLQRQVLHHDATVGMLKVNSAQAALCRINPYISVDTIAKRLSDEELLPLIENHNIVLDCSDNVDTRNQLNRLCFKTKTPLISGAAIRMEGQISVYAYQDNEPCYQCLSALFGQQTLSCVEAGIMSPVVGIVGAVQAMEAIKVVANMGTPLTGKLLMLDALSMSWREMKLMTQPSCSVCAN
- a CDS encoding NupC/NupG family nucleoside CNT transporter, whose protein sequence is MIALLGIFVLLLIAFLISTDKKRIPVKMVSIAFALQVLFALIVLYIPAGKSALQAVSNGVTYVTDYGKDGLSFLFGGLATGSIGFVFAVNVLGIIIFFSALISMLYHVGIMQKVVNVFGGGLQRILGTGRAESLSAGANIFVGMSEVPLVIKPYLKSMDDSQLFAVMTCGLASVAGSTMVGYAAVGVDLNYLIAAAFMSAPAGLLMSKIIMPPSEKKLSADEITSVEIPKATNVVEALADGAMSGLRMAVTIGATLIAFISVIALFNGLLGDIGEFFGIQGLTFQMLIGYLFAPVALLLGIPMSEAVTAGSLIGQKVVMNEFVAFIDMMKVKDALSPHSLAVVTFALCGFANITTLAILIGGMGSLIPERRPFIAKYGIRAVAAGVLANLMSAAIVSIILLM
- the folE gene encoding GTP cyclohydrolase I FolE, coding for MTALSESAVLVRDALAARGLETPMVEQDVSREEKKEKIEYHMREVLSLLALDLTDDSLVETPHRIAKMYVDEVFSGLDYTNFPKITVIENKMNCDEMVRVKDITLTSTCEHHLVTIDGKATVAYIPRGKIIGLSKINRIVRFFAQRPQVQERLTQQVLVALQTLLESDDVAVTIDATHYCVKARGVMDATSVTTTTALGGIFKKNSATRAEFLNGIR
- a CDS encoding CvfB family protein, whose translation is MIRIGQYNTLEVVKLVDFGVFLDGGEDFGNILLPKNSVPAGTELGDKLNVFIYFDSNDEIIATTDEPYAKVGDFAKLRVVGVTNIGAFVDWGLSKDLLIPFSEQRRRLEEGQEVVIHVYTDKASGRIVGTTKFNRFLDKTPATYKVGEEVKVIIAEITDLGYKAVVNGKHWGLLFKTESFGKLFIGKELKAYIKEIRPDGKINLSLQKKGKERVDDLADKILTSLERKGGFIPVSDKSSPDEIFQVFRTSKATFKKTIGGLYKKGLIVIEREGIRLNDND
- a CDS encoding LysR family transcriptional regulator; the protein is MDLIKLSRISMKHLITLHVMLDTLSVTACAERLCVSPSSVSKTLSQLRDNLNDELFYRHGNKLISTPLARRLGPTVHQMISDMNQIMTKESFQPENYEGGFSLAMRESTFELIASGLHSHVLKQAPNVRLDIWSKDSIGFDGLTKGMLDFVILPHDLSQPPLMQNNLVWQTLFTDEMICLMAHDHPLVDKMLTLEDYLNCGHIGILDSDLSVPFFEMQLAQQHRKRKVVVNVADFGGAATMCHNSDLLFTCSHRWANTALQSKALVQKPLPFNYGKVAYSLVWHQPSMNDPAVRWLHQQILDFCGVKEDANVEQA
- the moeA gene encoding molybdopterin molybdotransferase MoeA, giving the protein MGCCDVPGLMPVETAINNILEQVSPLTKTSTVALADAMGLVLAQDILSPINVPPFANSAMDGYALRAEDLTSTDTLVLAGKSFAGIPFEGECQAGQCIRIMTGAEMPAGTDTVIMQEETTVDGDNITFNIKPKANDNVRPIGDDVSLGETVLVTGTRLTAREMPLLASLGIAQVEAFHRPKVAFFSTGDELRPAGETLEAGQIYDSNRYGIRALLEKFGCEVLDLGIIPDCPEKLRDAFLKGSTEADVLITSGGVSVGEADYTKDILDQEGQIGFWKIAMKPGKPFAFGKINNAWFCGLPGNPVSAMLTLYQLVQPMLAKLAGNSQYQPPVRVKAKATTLFKKRPGRTDFQRGIYSINAEGQFEVATTGNQGSGAFSSMHLANCFVVLEQERGRVQAGEDVTIEIFNHTLY
- a CDS encoding glutaredoxin family protein, translating into MKRIVLFSQKSCSNCKDAQQYMASKGYSYRLVDISSPKGRKEFNSTGARSVPVLRVGDQVLIGWNMTKFEKALKSKD